A window from Apteryx mantelli isolate bAptMan1 chromosome 15, bAptMan1.hap1, whole genome shotgun sequence encodes these proteins:
- the WHAMM gene encoding WASP homolog-associated protein with actin, membranes and microtubules isoform X2, protein MFPFFVSLNKDNSPKIPRAIPSPPPSPPPLESFWLMVLQQHKSADTMVALMKVYEEEDETYQDLVTMATQFYQFLLQPFRDMRELATLYKLEILKSLQYDQLGPKRIAALQKDAEEWTKRAEDAVCSIQDITVNYFKETVKALAAMHKQMEQDQKRFGQATWASALPRLENLKYMLAKETLQHLRARELCLKQKKAGIQKNMENLDEQEENLTVAEELEMEYYETQLELYNVQLEVLKHEEMLLIVQLDTLRRQIKEKQDEVVYYDTCENPEELKVIEQTMGQHYANSSEMTKLRRKTKQLETKRGTVCARRAYLRNKKDQCEASRRQRLQQAEESKKRFQQHHSIQIKRDKQKEEEKKKKAWISQERQKTLERLKTFREKCPAHIVLKTSGPQPLSPKMPRSIAQQAAILPPPPSSRVRPELEQPRSLQLAEGKVLKASHQNPPADIPVQIFVAAGDSKQQKHSEGLMDSPSSPPPPPPLPTPPPPPPLPLHFKTPSAIEDKPLPLSSEVPAMHRQDDSFRMSVNNCIGTMDEVLASLKRGEGVLRKVKQPNPYASVKDDILSAIRQGVKLRKVNQDTEKDISKGSSNELERSIKAVIQRIKKVSADSEEEENNDQNNGEWDS, encoded by the exons atgtttcctttttttgtatcTTTGAACAAAGATAACAGTCCTAAAATCCCAAGAGCGataccatcaccaccaccatcaccaccaccactggaGTCATTCTGGCTAATG GTTCTTCAGCAGCATAAAAGTGCTGACACAATGGTGGCTTTGATGAAGGTTTATGAAGAAGAAGACGAAACTTATCAGGACTTGGTTACCATGGCAACGCAATTCTACCAGTTTTTACTGCAGCCATTCAGAGATATGCGCGAACTGGCGACCCTGTACAAACTGGAAATCCTG AAATCTTTACAGTATGATCAGCTGGGGCCTAAAAGaatagcagctttgcagaaagatGCTGAGGAATGGACTAAGCGGGCAGAAGATGCTGTGTGCTCCATTCAGGATATCACAGTGAACTACTTCAAGGAAACCGTAAAGGCCCTGGCAG CAATGCACAAACAGATGGAACAAGATCAGAAAAGATTTGGTCAAGCCACCTGGGCATCAGCTTTGCCAAGACTAGAAAACCTGAAGTATATGTTAGCTAAAGAAACTCTTCAGCATCTGCGGGCAAGGGAATTGTGTCTGAAACAGAAGAAAGCTGGCATTCAGAAAAAC ATGGAGAACCTTGATGAACAAGAAGAGAACCTAACTGTAGCAGAGGAGCTGGAAATGGAGTATTATGAAACCCAGCTGGAATTATATAATGTACAACTTGAAGTATTGAAACATGAAGAGATGCTTCTTATTGTACAATTAGACACTTTAAGGAGACAGATTAAAG AGAAACAGGATGAAGTTGTTTACTATGATACATGTGAAAATCCTGAGGAGCTCAAGGTCATTGAACAGACAATGGGACAACATTACGCTAACTCGTCAGAAATGACGAAGCTGAGGCGGAAGACTAAGCAGTTGGAGACAAAGCGTGGAACTGTCTGTGCAAGGAGAGCCTACCTCAGGAACAAAAAA GATCAATGTGAAGCAAGCCGTCGGCAGAGACTGCAACAGGCAGAGGAGAGCAAAAAACGCTTCCAGCAGCATCACAGCATACAGATA AAAAGAGAcaagcaaaaagaggaagagaaaaagaaaaaagcttggaTAAGCCAAGAACGTCAGAAAACACTGGAGAGGCTGAAAACATTCAGGGAG AAATGCCCAGCTCACATTGTGCTGAAAACATCTGGTCCCCAGCCTCTCAGTCCCAAGATGCCACGAAGCATCGCCCAGCAGGCTGCAATACTGCCCCCTCCACCTTCATCAAGAGTGAGGCCAGAACTGGAGCAGCCAAGGAGCTTGCAGCTAGCAGAAGGCAAAGTTTTAAAAGCTTCTCATCAGAATCCCCCAGCAGATATCCCTGTCCAGATTTTTGTGGCTGCTGGTGACTCAAAGCAACAAAAACACAGCGAGGGGCTGATGGACTCTCCATCCtccccaccgccaccgccacctcTTCcaacccctcctcctcctccccctttacCTCTCCACTTCAAGACACCATCAGCAATAGAGGATAAGCCACTTCCCCTTAGCTCTGAGGTCCCTGCAATGCACAGACAGGATGACTCATTCAGGATGTCTGTAAATAATTGCATAG GAACCATGGATGAGGTTTTGGCTTCTCTAAAACGTGGTGAAGGTGTTCTTCGCAAAGTGAAACAGCCAAATCCCTATGCCTCTGTGAAAGACGACATCCTCTCTGCCATAAGGCAAGGAGTTAAACTAAGAAAAGTGAATCAAGATACTGAGAAAGATATCAGTAAAGGATCTAGTAATGAGCTGGAGAGAAGCATTAAGGCAGTCATCCAGAGAATTAAGAAAGTGTCTGCTGATtctgaagaagaggaaaacaacgATCAGAACAATGGGGAATGGGACAGTTAA
- the WHAMM gene encoding WASP homolog-associated protein with actin, membranes and microtubules isoform X1 produces the protein MEAQPDSLEGWVAVRDAAFAEPRPPRLRFLAAWNDAEGKFAVTCHGPAPAAEGEPAAPAARQSWAGLFSAQALLGVHRQLAAVCPRLEPAFPALPAALRGAAGGLWAALFAGGAAPGEAEVQELCRQLECYLGWALELCGGRVVLDALFAAERRRDDDYYESVQELRGRALRGHLARAEEALRRVLQQHKSADTMVALMKVYEEEDETYQDLVTMATQFYQFLLQPFRDMRELATLYKLEILKSLQYDQLGPKRIAALQKDAEEWTKRAEDAVCSIQDITVNYFKETVKALAAMHKQMEQDQKRFGQATWASALPRLENLKYMLAKETLQHLRARELCLKQKKAGIQKNMENLDEQEENLTVAEELEMEYYETQLELYNVQLEVLKHEEMLLIVQLDTLRRQIKEKQDEVVYYDTCENPEELKVIEQTMGQHYANSSEMTKLRRKTKQLETKRGTVCARRAYLRNKKDQCEASRRQRLQQAEESKKRFQQHHSIQIKRDKQKEEEKKKKAWISQERQKTLERLKTFREKCPAHIVLKTSGPQPLSPKMPRSIAQQAAILPPPPSSRVRPELEQPRSLQLAEGKVLKASHQNPPADIPVQIFVAAGDSKQQKHSEGLMDSPSSPPPPPPLPTPPPPPPLPLHFKTPSAIEDKPLPLSSEVPAMHRQDDSFRMSVNNCIGTMDEVLASLKRGEGVLRKVKQPNPYASVKDDILSAIRQGVKLRKVNQDTEKDISKGSSNELERSIKAVIQRIKKVSADSEEEENNDQNNGEWDS, from the exons ATGGAGGCGCAGCCCGACAGCCTGGAGGGCTGGGTGGCCGTGCGCGACGCCGCCTTCGCCgagccgcgcccgccgcggctccgcttCCTGGCGGCCTGGAACGACGCGGAGGGCAAGTTCGCCGTGACGTgccacggcccggccccggcggcggagggcgagccggcggccccggcggcgcggcagAGCTGGGCCGGGCTCTTCTCGGCGCAGGCGCTGCTGGGCGTCCACCGGCAGCTGGCGGCCGTGTGCCCGCGCCTGGAGCCCGCCttccccgcgctgcccgccgcgctgcgcggcgccgcgggcgggctgTGGGCCGCGCTGttcgccggcggcgcggcgccgggcgagGCCGAGGTGCAGGAGCTGTGCCGGCAGCTGGAGTGCTACCTGGGCTGGGCCCTGGAGCTCTGCGGCGGCCGCGTGGTGCTGGACGCCCTCTTcgccgccgagcgccgccgcgACGACGACTACTACGAGAGCGTGCAGGAGCTGCGCGGCAGGGCCCTGCGCGGCCACCTGGCCCGGGCCGAGGAGGCCCTGCGGCGG GTTCTTCAGCAGCATAAAAGTGCTGACACAATGGTGGCTTTGATGAAGGTTTATGAAGAAGAAGACGAAACTTATCAGGACTTGGTTACCATGGCAACGCAATTCTACCAGTTTTTACTGCAGCCATTCAGAGATATGCGCGAACTGGCGACCCTGTACAAACTGGAAATCCTG AAATCTTTACAGTATGATCAGCTGGGGCCTAAAAGaatagcagctttgcagaaagatGCTGAGGAATGGACTAAGCGGGCAGAAGATGCTGTGTGCTCCATTCAGGATATCACAGTGAACTACTTCAAGGAAACCGTAAAGGCCCTGGCAG CAATGCACAAACAGATGGAACAAGATCAGAAAAGATTTGGTCAAGCCACCTGGGCATCAGCTTTGCCAAGACTAGAAAACCTGAAGTATATGTTAGCTAAAGAAACTCTTCAGCATCTGCGGGCAAGGGAATTGTGTCTGAAACAGAAGAAAGCTGGCATTCAGAAAAAC ATGGAGAACCTTGATGAACAAGAAGAGAACCTAACTGTAGCAGAGGAGCTGGAAATGGAGTATTATGAAACCCAGCTGGAATTATATAATGTACAACTTGAAGTATTGAAACATGAAGAGATGCTTCTTATTGTACAATTAGACACTTTAAGGAGACAGATTAAAG AGAAACAGGATGAAGTTGTTTACTATGATACATGTGAAAATCCTGAGGAGCTCAAGGTCATTGAACAGACAATGGGACAACATTACGCTAACTCGTCAGAAATGACGAAGCTGAGGCGGAAGACTAAGCAGTTGGAGACAAAGCGTGGAACTGTCTGTGCAAGGAGAGCCTACCTCAGGAACAAAAAA GATCAATGTGAAGCAAGCCGTCGGCAGAGACTGCAACAGGCAGAGGAGAGCAAAAAACGCTTCCAGCAGCATCACAGCATACAGATA AAAAGAGAcaagcaaaaagaggaagagaaaaagaaaaaagcttggaTAAGCCAAGAACGTCAGAAAACACTGGAGAGGCTGAAAACATTCAGGGAG AAATGCCCAGCTCACATTGTGCTGAAAACATCTGGTCCCCAGCCTCTCAGTCCCAAGATGCCACGAAGCATCGCCCAGCAGGCTGCAATACTGCCCCCTCCACCTTCATCAAGAGTGAGGCCAGAACTGGAGCAGCCAAGGAGCTTGCAGCTAGCAGAAGGCAAAGTTTTAAAAGCTTCTCATCAGAATCCCCCAGCAGATATCCCTGTCCAGATTTTTGTGGCTGCTGGTGACTCAAAGCAACAAAAACACAGCGAGGGGCTGATGGACTCTCCATCCtccccaccgccaccgccacctcTTCcaacccctcctcctcctccccctttacCTCTCCACTTCAAGACACCATCAGCAATAGAGGATAAGCCACTTCCCCTTAGCTCTGAGGTCCCTGCAATGCACAGACAGGATGACTCATTCAGGATGTCTGTAAATAATTGCATAG GAACCATGGATGAGGTTTTGGCTTCTCTAAAACGTGGTGAAGGTGTTCTTCGCAAAGTGAAACAGCCAAATCCCTATGCCTCTGTGAAAGACGACATCCTCTCTGCCATAAGGCAAGGAGTTAAACTAAGAAAAGTGAATCAAGATACTGAGAAAGATATCAGTAAAGGATCTAGTAATGAGCTGGAGAGAAGCATTAAGGCAGTCATCCAGAGAATTAAGAAAGTGTCTGCTGATtctgaagaagaggaaaacaacgATCAGAACAATGGGGAATGGGACAGTTAA